One Chanodichthys erythropterus isolate Z2021 chromosome 10, ASM2448905v1, whole genome shotgun sequence DNA segment encodes these proteins:
- the LOC137029078 gene encoding hatching enzyme 1.2-like → MDTRASLSILLLLFGISQASPLMMFEGVFVSEPETLDITTRILDTNNGSSEVLIEGDLVFPKTRNALYCLNNNCFWKKNSNNIVEVPYIVSAEFSNYDRSVIANAMSAFHAKTCIRFVARSSQTDYISIENKDGCYSSLGRTGGEQVVSLNRQGCVYTGIAQHELNHALGFYHEQTRSDRDKYVKINWENLSPDMSYNFEKQNTNNQNTPYDYSSIMHYGRTAFAIQPGLETITPIPDATVEIGQRQGLSNIDILRINKLYGC, encoded by the exons ATGGACACAAGAGCCTCCCTCTCCATTCTACTGCTGCTGTTTGGCATCTCCCAGGCGTCTCCTCTCATG ATGTTTGAAGGCGTATTTGTATCAGAGCCTGAAACTCTGGACATCACCACAAGAATTTTGGACACCAACAATG gATCATCTGAAGTCTTGATTGAAGGAGATCTGGTCTTTCCCAAAACCAGAAATGCTCTCTACTGCTTGAACAACAACTGTTTCTGGAAGAAAAACTCTAACAACATAGTGGAGGTCCCGTACATAGTGAGCGCTGAATTCT CCAATTATGACAGATCTGTGATTGCGAACGCCATGTCGGCCTTTCATGCCAAAACCTGCATCCGCTTTGTGGCCAGATCATCTCAGACTGACTACATCAGTATTGAGAACAAAGATGG GTGCTACTCTTCTCTAGGTAGAACTGGTGGCGAACAGGTGGTCTCCCTCAACAGGCAAGGCTGTGTGTACACTGGCATCGCTCAACATGAGCTGAATCATGCCCTGGGCTTCTATCACGAGCAAACCAGGAGCGATCGTGACAAGTACGTCAAAATCAACTGGGAGAACTTGTCTCCTGACATGTCCTACAACTTCGAGAAACAGAACACCAACAACCAAAACACTCCATACGACTACAGCTCCATCATGCACTATGGAAGAACAGCCTTCGCCATCCAGCCTGGGCTGGAAACCATCACTCCCATTCCTGATGCCACGGTGGAAATCGGACAGAGGCAGGGACTGTCCAACATCGACATCCTGAGGATCAACAAGCTGTATGGATGCTGA
- the LOC137028108 gene encoding zinc finger BED domain-containing protein 4-like, with the protein MPAKTNQQPLLQSFDKARKYSSDHPKVKDLNDKIIEFIALDNQLFSVVEDVGFRRLMMHLEPRYAMPSRRYFSDVALPELQSVVASQIEKLLAGACHISFTTDIWTSSVSPVSMLSLTAQWIDEDFTLKKAVLHSQECSGSHTAAAIASAFESMFGKWKIERERVHVVLRDNARNMVKAMMEFGVTCLPCMAHSLQLAVNDGVLSQRSVADVVAVGRRIIGHFKHSQLAYSRLADVQKELGMSVKRLQQDIATRWNSTFYMMRSLVEQKRALGAYAADFELPATLTANQWGIIENMITLLAPFEQLTRDISSAEASAADVIPAVVALTRLLGRPNDMDRGVQTTKTTLLEAVNHRFNGMHCEALYSVATMLDARYKDRYFDEEKKRSARDLLLKVLDDMSGSADASTEDPPEKRTRTGSLLDMYDEILEENVMFEEQDKTASVSQVISYLAEPTIPRNHSPLEYWKCNQARFPALALAARKYPCAPCTSIDSERLFSVASDVMDEKRNRMDSEKAEMLIFLKKNLPLEIEVVNLMCSSPIGTHNLIIDLTDLPCHHKWSLPLCK; encoded by the exons ATGCCGGCAAAAACCAATCAGCAGCCTCTACTTCAGTCATTTGACAAAGCTAGAAAATACAGCAGCGACCACCCAAAGGTAAAAGATcttaatgacaaaataattgaatttattgcTCTTGATAACCAGCTGTTTAGCGTGGTGGAAGATGTTGGCTTCAGGAGGCTAATGATGCACCTAGAGCCGCGGTATGCTATGCCTAGCCGGCGCTATTTTTCTGACGTGGCCTTACCTGAACTCCAGAGTGTTGTCGCCAGTCAAATTGAAAAGCTCCTTGCCGGCGCGTGTCACATTAGCTTCACCACGGACATTTGGACATCAAGCGTGAGTCCTGTAAGCATGTTGAGCCTCACTGCCCAGTGGATAGATGAAGATTTCACCCTTAAAAAAGCTGTCCTACACTCACAGGAATGCTCCGGTTCTCACACAGCAGCTGCAATTGCGTCCGCATTTGAAAGTATGTTTGGGAAATGGAAAATAGAAAGAGAACGAGTGCATGTCGTGCTACGTGACAATGCCCGTAACATGGTTAAAGCTATGATGGAGTTTGGTGTGACATGTCTGCCGTGCATGGCACACTCACTGCAACTGGCGGTGAATGATGGTGTCCTGTCTCAGCGCAGCGTGGCGGATGTTGTGGCTGTGGGAAGGAGAATAATTGGACATTTCAAACACTCCCAGCTGGCATACAGTCGACTGGCAGATGTACAGAAAGAGCTCGGAATGTCGGTAAAACGACTTCAACAAGATATCGCTACCAGATGGAATTCGACATTTTATATGATGCGAAGCTTGGTCGAGCAGAAAAGGGCACTAGGTGCTTATGCTGCTGATTTCGAGCTTCCTGCAACTTTGACGGCAAATCAGTGGGGAATTATAGAAAATATGATCACACTTCTCGCCCCCTTTGAGCAGCTGACCAGAGATATAAGTTCTGCAGAGGCTTCTGCTGCTGATGTGATCCCCGCGGTTGTGGCACTGACACGACTGCTTGGCCGGCCGAATGACATGGACAGAGGAGTGCAGACTACCAAAACTACCCTGCTGGAAGCCGTCAATCATCGCTTCAACGGTATGCATTGTGAGGCACTTTATTCTGTTGCAACCATGCTTGATGCCCGCTACAAAGACCGGTACTTTGACGAGGAAAAAAAGAGGAGTGCTCGCGACCTGTTGCTCAAAGTTTTGGATGACATGAGCGGCAGTGCAGATGCCAGCACAGAGGATCCCCCAGAGAAGAGGACCCGAACAGGATCACTGCTGGATATGTATGACGAAATTCTGGAGGAGAATGTCATGTTTGAGGAGCAAGACAAGACCGCGTCAGTGTCACAG GTCATCTCATACCTGGCCGAACCCACAATTCCCAGGAACCACAGTCCATTGGAGTACTGGAAGTGCAACCAGGCCCGTTTCCCTGCCCTCGCTCTTGCTGCACGCAAGTACCCGTGTGCGCCTTGCACAAGCATTGACAGTGAACGGCTTTTTAGCGTTGCCTCTGATGTGATGGATGAAAAGAGAAATCGAATGGACAGTGAAAAGGCAGAGATGCTCATTTTTCTTAAGAAAAACCTACCTCTG gagattGAGGTGGTAAATCTGATGTGCTCCTCTCCTATCGGAACGCACAACCTCATAATCGACCTCACCGACTTGCCGTGTCACCAcaaatggtccttgccactttgcaagtaa
- the LOC137029080 gene encoding hatching enzyme 1.2-like, producing the protein MDTRASLSILLLLFGISQASPLMMFEGVFVSEPETLDITTRILDTNNGSSEVLIEGDLVFPKTRNALYCLNNNCFWKKNSNNVVEVPYIVSAEFSNYDRSVIANAMSAFHAKTCIRFVARSSQTDYISIENKDGCYSSLGRTGGKQVVSLNRQGCVYTGIAQHELNHALGFYHEQTRSDRDKYVKINWENLSPDMSYNFEKQNTNNQNTPYDYSSIMHYGRTAFAIQPGLETITPIPDATVEIGQRQGLSNIDILRINKLYGC; encoded by the exons ATGGACACAAGAGCCTCCCTCTCcattctgctgctgctgtttggcATCTCCCAGGCGTCTCCTCTCATG ATGTTTGAAGGCGTATTTGTATCAGAGCCTGAAACTCTGGACATCACCACAAGAATTTTGGACACCAACAATG gATCATCTGAAGTCTTGATTGAAGGAGATCTGGTCTTTCCCAAAACCAGAAATGCTCTCTACTGCTTGAACAACAACTGTTTCTGGAAGAAAAACTCTAACAACGTAGTGGAGGTCCCGTACATAGTGAGCGCTGAATTCT CCAATTATGACAGATCTGTGATTGCGAACGCCATGTCGGCCTTTCATGCCAAAACCTGCATCCGCTTTGTGGCCAGATCATCTCAGACTGACTACATCAGTATTGAGAACAAAGATGG GTGCTACTCTTCTCTAGGTAGAACTGGTGGCAAACAGGTGGTCTCCCTCAACAGGCAAGGCTGTGTGTACACTGGCATCGCTCAACATGAGCTGAATCATGCCCTGGGCTTCTACCACGAGCAAACCAGGAGCGATCGTGACAAGTACGTCAAAATCAACTGGGAGAACTTGTCTCCTGACATGTCCTACAACTTCGAGAAACAGAACACCAACAACCAAAACACTCCATACGACTACAGCTCCATCATGCACTATGGAAGAACAGCCTTCGCCATCCAGCCTGGGCTGGAAACCATCACTCCCATTCCTGATGCCACGGTGGAAATCGGACAGAGGCAGGGACTGTCCAACATCGACATCCTGAGGATCAACAAGCTGTATGGATGCTGA
- the LOC137028107 gene encoding zinc finger BED domain-containing protein 4-like, translated as MITHLKSRHPEQHQDFLKSKKEKMLAKTHQQPLLQSFDKARKYSSDHPKVKDLNDKIIEFIALDNQLFSVVEDVGFRRLMMHLEPRYAMPSRRYFSDVALPELQSVVASQIEKLLAGACHISFTTDIWTSSVSPVSMLSLTAQWIDEDFTLKKAVLHSQECSGSHTAAAIASAFESMFGKWKIERERVHVVLRDNARNMAKAMMEFGVTCLPCMAHSLQLAVNDGVLSQRSVADVVAVGRRIIGHFKHSQLAYSRLADVQKELGMSVKRLQQDIATRWNSTFYMMRSLVEQKRALGAYAADFELPATLTANQWGIIENMITLLAPFEQLTRDISSAEASAADVIPAVVALTRLLGRPNDMDRGVQTTKTTLLEAVNHRFNGMHCEALYSVATMLDARYKDRYFDEEKKRSARDLLLKVLDDMSGSADASTEDPPEKRTRTGSLLDMYDEILEENVMFEEQDKTASVSQVISYLAEPTIPRNHSPLEYWKCNQARFPALALAARKYLCAPCTSVDSERLFSVASDVMDEKRNRMDSEKAEMLIFLKKNLPLEIEVVNLTCSSPIGTHNLIIELTDLPCHHKWSLPLCK; from the exons ATGATTACACATCTTAAGAGCCGTCATCCTGAGCAGCACcaagactttttaaaaagtaagaAGGAAAAAATGCTGGCAAAAACCCATCAGCAGCCTCTACTTCAGTCATTTGACAAAGCTAGAAAATACAGCAGCGACCACCCAAAGGTAAAAGATCTTAACGacaaaataattgaatttattgcTCTTGATAACCAGCTGTTTAGCGTGGTGGAAGATGTTGGCTTCAGGAGGCTAATGATGCACCTAGAGCCGCGGTATGCTATGCCTAGCCGGCGCTATTTTTCTGACGTGGCCTTACCTGAACTCCAGAGTGTTGTCGCCAGTCAAATTGAAAAGCTCCTTGCCGGCGCGTGTCACATTAGCTTCACCACGGACATTTGGACATCAAGCGTGAGTCCTGTAAGCATGTTGAGCCTCACTGCCCAGTGGATAGATGAAGATTTCACCCTTAAAAAAGCTGTCCTACACTCACAGGAATGCTCCGGTTCTCACACAGCAGCTGCAATTGCGTCCGCATTTGAAAGTATGTTTGGGAAATGGAAAATAGAAAGAGAACGAGTGCATGTCGTGCTACGTGACAATGCCCGTAACATGGCTAAAGCTATGATGGAGTTTGGTGTGACATGTCTGCCGTGCATGGCACACTCACTGCAACTGGCGGTGAATGACGGTGTCCTGTCTCAGCGCAGCGTGGCGGATGTTGTGGCCGTGGGAAGGAGAATAATTGGACATTTCAAACACTCCCAGCTGGCATACAGTCGACTGGCAGATGTACAGAAAGAGCTCGGAATGTCGGTAAAACGACTTCAACAAGATATCGCTACCAGATGGAATTCGACATTTTATATGATGCGAAGCTTGGTCGAGCAGAAAAGGGCACTAGGTGCTTATGCTGCTGATTTCGAGCTTCCTGCAACTTTGACGGCAAATCAGTGGGGAATTATAGAAAATATGATCACACTTCTCGCCCCCTTTGAGCAGCTGACCAGAGATATAAGTTCTGCAGAGGCTTCTGCTGCTGATGTGATCCCCGCGGTTGTGGCACTGACACGACTGCTTGGCCGGCCGAATGACATGGACAGAGGAGTGCAGACTACCAAAACTACCCTGCTGGAAGCCGTCAATCATCGCTTCAACGGTATGCATTGTGAGGCACTTTATTCTGTTGCAACCATGCTTGATGCCCGCTACAAAGACCGGTACTTTGACGAGGAAAAAAAGAGGAGTGCTCGCGACCTGTTGCTCAAAGTTTTGGATGACATGAGCGGCAGTGCAGATGCCAGCACAGAGGATCCCCCAGAGAAGAGGACCCGAACAGGATCACTGCTGGATATGTATGACGAAATTCTGGAGGAGAATGTCATGTTTGAGGAGCAAGACAAGACTGCGTCAGTGTCACAG GTCATCTCATACCTGGCCGAACCCACAATTCCCAGGAACCACAGTCCATTGGAGTACTGGAAGTGCAACCAGGCCCGTTTCCCTGCCCTCGCTCTTGCTGCACGCAAGTACCTGTGTGCGCCTTGCACAAGCGTTGACAGTGAACGGCTTTTTAGCGTTGCCTCTGATGTGATGGATGAAAAGAGAAATCGAATGGACAGTGAAAAGGCAGAGATGCTCATTTTTCTTAAGAAAAACCTACCTCTG gagattGAGGTGGTAAATCTGACGTGCTCCTCTCCTATCGGAACGCACaacctcataatcgagctcaCCGACTTGCCGTGTCACCAcaaatggtccttgccactttgcaagtaa
- the LOC137029079 gene encoding hatching enzyme 1.2-like has product MDTRASLSILLLLFGISQASPLMMFEGVFVSEPETLDITTRILDTNNGSSEVLIEGDLVFPKTRNALYCLNNNCFWKKNSNNVVEVPYIVSAEFSNYDRSVIANAMSAFHAKTCIRFVARSSQTDYISIENKDGCYSSLGRTGGKQVVSLNRQGCVYTGIAQHELNHALGFYHEQTRSDRDKYVKINWENLSPDMSYNFEKQNTNNQNTPYDYSSIMHYGRTAFAIQPGLETITPIPDATVEIGQRQGLSNIDILRINKLYGC; this is encoded by the exons ATGGACACAAGAGCCTCCCTCTCcattctgctgctgctgtttggcATCTCCCAGGCGTCTCCTCTCATG ATGTTTGAAGGCGTATTTGTATCAGAGCCTGAAACTCTGGACATCACCACAAGAATTTTGGACACCAACAATG gATCATCTGAAGTCTTGATTGAAGGAGATCTGGTCTTTCCCAAAACCAGAAATGCTCTCTACTGCTTGAACAACAACTGTTTCTGGAAGAAAAACTCTAACAACGTAGTGGAGGTCCCGTACATAGTGAGCGCTGAATTCT CCAATTATGACAGATCTGTGATTGCGAACGCCATGTCGGCCTTTCATGCCAAAACCTGCATCCGCTTTGTGGCCAGATCATCTCAGACTGACTACATCAGTATTGAGAACAAAGATGG GTGCTACTCTTCTCTAGGTAGAACTGGTGGCAAACAGGTGGTCTCCCTCAACAGGCAAGGCTGTGTGTACACTGGCATCGCTCAACATGAGCTGAATCATGCCCTGGGCTTCTACCACGAGCAAACCAGGAGCGATCGTGACAAGTACGTCAAAATCAACTGGGAGAACTTGTCTCCTGACATGTCCTACAACTTCGAGAAACAGAACACCAACAACCAAAACACTCCATACGACTACAGCTCCATCATGCACTATGGAAGAACAGCCTTCGCCATCCAGCCTGGGCTGGAAACCATCACTCCCATTCCTGATGCCACGGTGGAAATCGGACAGAGGCAGGGACTGTCCAACATTGACATCCTGAGGATCAACAAGCTGTATGGATGCTGA